A window from Spartinivicinus poritis encodes these proteins:
- a CDS encoding OprD family outer membrane porin has translation MMIIRKYFAKLFYITELNSKVALSLDARYGQAQGKNGFGYYDWLSFNNAQMFTYVRYEDYQSRYVNLTGALNTRHGKLYLGYNKTYDADWAGGYFYDDEGTFNSTLALHKNFNHKNEGAWVLGFDYDFEGVALPGLTLSMHYARGSRPDEMLLIENDEKNVATELGGYLAYTIQTGLFEGFGFGWYFANHKGFENSERVNRFLVTYDLVAF, from the coding sequence ATGATGATAATTAGGAAGTATTTTGCTAAACTGTTTTATATCACTGAGCTTAACAGCAAAGTGGCACTATCATTAGATGCCCGGTATGGACAAGCCCAAGGTAAAAATGGTTTTGGTTATTATGATTGGCTATCTTTTAACAATGCCCAAATGTTCACCTATGTGCGTTATGAAGACTATCAAAGTCGTTATGTTAATTTAACTGGTGCTTTAAATACCCGACATGGCAAGCTTTATTTGGGCTATAACAAAACCTATGATGCTGATTGGGCGGGTGGTTATTTCTATGATGATGAAGGTACCTTTAACTCAACTCTGGCATTGCACAAAAACTTTAATCATAAAAATGAAGGAGCCTGGGTACTGGGGTTTGACTATGACTTTGAGGGGGTAGCTTTACCTGGCTTAACCTTAAGTATGCACTATGCTCGTGGTTCTCGCCCTGATGAAATGTTATTGATTGAAAATGATGAGAAAAATGTTGCAACCGAGTTAGGAGGCTATCTGGCATATACTATCCAGACAGGGTTGTTCGAAGGGTTTGGTTTTGGCTGGTATTTTGCCAATCATAAGGGCTTTGAAAACAGTGAGCGGGTCAATCGATTTTTAGTCACCTATGATTTAGTTGCATTTTAA